From the genome of Impatiens glandulifera chromosome 9, dImpGla2.1, whole genome shotgun sequence, one region includes:
- the LOC124914662 gene encoding ARF guanine-nucleotide exchange factor GNOM-like has product MIETTMLGPNEKSKVNQSIQVPNGSSSQPLRGGGGLACMINSEICAVLAVMRRNVRWGVQYMADDDHLEHPLIFSLKELRRMIFSWRNQWDNISPLLFLQPFLDVIQSDETGAPITGVALSSIYKILIIDFLDINTLKVDEALSKIIDTVTSCRFEVTDPASEEVVLMKILQVLLACMKSKASSKLSDQNVCNIVNTCFRVVHQASSKGELLQRTARHTMHELVRCIFSNLPCIEIGEDELSDVGRSHGHEAHQQDGYAAGGDLLGNGYVILGRGGELPSDEFTSNGSNDELGNRTAKCTSEMGQDNEASQVTCPVTVEAYGVPCMVEIFHFLCSLLNVVASIGFGPQSNPIAYDEDVPLFALGLINSAIELGGSSFGRHPKLLALIQDELFLNLMQFGLSMSPLILSTVCSIVLNLYYHLRKELKLQLEDFFSCVLLKILQSKHGASYHLQEVAMETLVDLCRHPYFIAEMYSNFDCNISSTNLFEDIVNLLSKSAFPVNGPLSSIHILAFNGLISIIRDMNGRLTNESPIPEKISSDIREYKSFWTVACENYDDIDHLVPYLRNMKYIKRRLMIGADHFNRDPKNGLEFLQAVHLLPDKLDPISVACFFRYTSGLDKNLVGDFLGNHDDFSIQVLHEFARTFDFRDMQLDIALRVFLETFRLPGESQKIQRVLEAFAERYYEHAQNILANKDAALLLSYSLILLNTDQHNSQVKKKMTEEDFIRNNRRINGGNDLPRDYLSELYHSICQNEIKLILEQGSSGSLPVTTRSNSFGLIYKSKQTAPFISCDSLSRLDYDMFTILSGPTIAAISVVFDQAEHEHVLKTCVEGFLDVAKIAACYHLEEVLDDLVISICKFTNHLHSLSPEELILSFAKEDTKARMATVAVFTIANRYGDYLRTSWKNILDCILILHRLGFLSTRLLNDAVDDMDSSSSSSLSVPPRKSSGLMGRFSQLLYLDKEEPSPQPSEEELATHRSIIKVIQECHIDSIFAESKFLQSESLLQLAQALIFAASRRRKGDNNLLEDESDAVFCLELLITVTLNNRDRIMLLWQCVYEHIANIVQSTSLPCPLVEKAVLGLLKICHRLLPYKEDLTDELLKSLQLVLKLDARVADAYCEQITQEVLHLVKANAIQIKSNVGWRTITSLVSITARHPEASEPGFETLAFIMSDGAHLSPANYILCINAARQFAESRVGNVDRSVRSLDLMGGSVFCLAKWCGASSDDEEGLGIGEMWLRLVQGVRKVCLDQREEVRNHAILMLQMSLIGADGIRLSGEVWWMCFDLVIFKLLDDLLEIAEEHSPKDYRDMETSLSLSVKLMSKVLLRFLEDLWQLKSFANLWTGVLNRMEKLMKMKLRGKKKGENLQELVREVLKNILVEMKSSGILASPMAADTKGGDESLWQLTWLHMKKIDPVLQEQVFSGNELEQLKHMKTGSSLVTKDHLLVASGETTTA; this is encoded by the exons ATGATTGAGACAACTATGTTGGGGCCTAATGAGAAGTCTAAagtcaatcaatcaattcaggTGCCCAATGGAAGTTCTTCTCAGCCTCTAAGGGGTGGTGGTGGTCTGGCATGTATGATAAATTCAGAAATATGTGCAGTTTTGGCTGTGATGAGGAGAAATGTAAGATGGGGAGTCCAATACATGGCAGATGATGATCACCTAGAGCATCCtcttattttttctcttaagGAGTTGCGTAGAATgatattttcatggagaaatcAGTGGGACAACATTTCTCCTCTTCTATTCCTCCAACCATTTTTGGATGTGATCCAGTCTGATGAAACTGGTGCACCTATAACCGGGGTTGCTTTGTCGtcaatatacaaaattttaatcatCGACTTCCTTGATATAAATACACTAAAAGTAGATGAAGCTTTGAGTAAGATAATTGACACTGTGACAAGCTGCAGATTTGAGGTGACGGATCCTGCTTCTGAAGAAGTTGTGCTTATGAAAATACTTCAGGTCCTACTGGCTTGCATGAAAAGCAAAGCCTCATCTAAATTAAGCGATCAGAATGTGTGCAACATTGTAAACACCTGCTTCCGTGTAGTCCATCAAGCTAGCTCTAAAGGTGAATTACTGCAGAGAACTGCACGCCACACAATGCATGAATTGGTTAGGTGCATCTTTTCAAATTTACCTTGTATTGAGATTGGAGAAGATGAGTTATCTGATGTGGGCAGGTCACATGGCCACGAG GCACATCAACAGGATGGTTATGCTGCTGGGGGTGATCTATTGGGTAATGGTTACGTCATTTTGGGAAGGGGTGGGGAATTACCATCTGATGAATTTACCTCAAATGGGTCCAATGATGAATTAGGAAATCGAACTGCTAAATGTACAAGCGAAATGGGTCAAGATAATGAAGCTTCTCAAGTTACATGCCCTGTTACAGTGGAGGCGTATGGTGTCCCATGCATGGTcgaaatatttcattttctatGTTCTCTGTTAAATGTTGTGGCGAGCATAGGATTTGGTCCTCAATCAAATCCTATAGCGTATGATGAAGATGTCCCTCTCTTTGCTTTGGGTTTAATCAACTCTGCTATAGAATTGGGTGGGTCATCCTTTGGCCGTCACCCAAAGTTGTTGGCCTTGATTCAGGATgaactttttctgaacctcaTGCAGTTTGGGTTGTCAATGAGTCCTCTTATTCTTTCAACAGTTTGTAGTATTGTTCTCAATCTGTATTATCACCTGCGCAAAGAACTTAAACTACAACTTGAAGACTTTTTCTCATGCGTGCTCTTGAAGATTTTGCAAAGTAAGCATGGAGCTTCATACCATCTCCAGGAGGTTGCTATGGAGACACTTGTCGACCTTTGTAGACATCCATATTTCATTGCTGAGATGTATAGCAACTTTGATTGCAACATATCATCTACCAACTTATTTGAAGACATTGTTAATCTTCTGTCTAAGAGTGCATTCCCTGTGAATGGTCCTTTGTCTTCTATACATATTCTTGCTTTCAATGGCTTGATTTCTATAATTAGAGATATGAATGGAAGATTGACCAATGAATCTCCAATTCCAGAGAAAATTTCATCTGACATAAGGGAGTATAAATCATTCTGGACAGTGGCATGTGAGAATTATGATGACATTGATCACTTGGTTCCATATCTACGTAACATGAAATATATCAAGAGAAGGTTAATGATTGGAGCCGATCACTTCAACAGGGATCCAAAAAATGGTCTAGAGTTTCTCCAAGCTGTGCATTTGTTGCCTGACAAACTTGATCCTATAAGTGTTGCATGTTTTTTCAGATACACAAGTGGTTTGGACAAGAATCTTGTTGGCGACTTCCTAGGCAACCATGATGATTTTTCCATTCAAGTGTTACATGAATTTGCAAGAACTTTTGATTTTAGGGACATGCAATTGGATATCGCTTTGCGTGTTTTCTTAGAAACTTTCAGACTACCCGGCGAATCACAAAAGATACAGAGGGTGCTTGAGGCATTTGCCGAAAGATATTATGAACACGCACAAAATATTCTAGCCAACAAAGATGCTGCCTTGTTGTTATCATATTCACTTATACTGCTCAATACAGATCAACACAATTCACAGGTCAAGAAGAAGATGACTGAAGAAGATTTCATCCGTAACAATAGGAGAATTAATGGTGGAAATGACCTTCCTCGAGATTACCTGTCTGAGCTCTATCACTCAATCTGTCAGAACGAAATCAAGCTGATCTTAGAGCAAGGTAGTAGTGGTAGTCTTCCTGTTACTACACGAAGCAATTCATTTGGTTTGATATACAAATCCAAGCAAACTGCCCCATTTATTTCCTGTGATTCCCTGTCGCGTCTGGACTATGATATGTTTACTATCCTTTCTGGTCCCACAATTGCTGCTATCTCGGTTGTCTTTGATCAGGCCGAGCATGAACATGTTCTGAAAACTTGTGTTGAAGGTTTCTTGGATGTTGCTAAAATTGCAGCCTGTTACCATCTAGAGGAAGTCTTGGATGATTTGGTTATATCTATATGTAAATTCACAAACCACTTGCATTCTTTGTCCCCGGAGGAGCTTATCCTTTCTTTTGCAAAAGAAGATACTAAGGCTAGGATGGCCACTGTAGCAGTTTTCACCATAGCAAACCGTTATGGAGACTATCTCCGTACTTCTTGGAAGAATATCCTTGATTGTATTTTAATCTTGCACAGGCTGGGATTTCTCTCGACTCGTCTACTTAATGATGCAGTCGATGACATggactcttcttcttcttcttcactctctgTTCCTCCACGGAAATCATCTGGTTTGATGGGACGGTTTAGTCAACTCTTGTATCTTGATAAAGAGGAGCCATCGCCACAACCGAGCGAAGAAGAACTTGCAACCCATAGGTCTATTATCAAGGTGATTCAAGAATGCCATATAGATAGCATATTTGCTGAAAGCAAATTTCTGCAATCTGAATCGCTCTTACAGCTCGCTCAGGCTCTGATCTTTGCTGCTAGCCGGCGTCGTAAGGGTGATAATAATCTTCTAGAAGACGAATCGGATGCTGTCTTCTGTCTTGAATTATTAATCACAGTCACATTGAATAACCGGGACAGAATTATGCTTCTTTGGCAGTGTGTTTATGAACACATAGCTAATATTGTCCAGTCAACTTCATTGCCCTGTCCTTTGGTGGAAAAGGCTGTTTTGGGGCTACTGAAAATATGTCATCGGCTGCTTCCATACAAGGAAGACCTAACCGATGAGCTTCTCAAGTCACTGCAGCTTGTATTGAAGCTCGATGCTCGGGTAGCAGACGCGTATTGTGAACAGATAACCCAGGAAGTTTTGCATCTGGTGAAAGCAAACGCAATTCAGATCAAGTCTAACGTAGGTTGGCGAACGATAACTTCCCTTGTCTCCATTACTGCACGCCACCCAGAAGCATCCGAACCGGGGTTCGAAACGCTCGCGTTTATTATGTCGGATGGGGCCCATTTGTCGCCGGCGAATTACATTCTCTGTATTAATGCCGCTAGACAGTTTGCCGAGTCTCGTGTTGGTAATGTGGATCGGTCTGTCAGATCGTTAGATCTGATGGGAGGCTCTGTTTTCTGTCTAGCGAAATGGTGTGGTGCTTcttctgatgatgaagaaggTTTAGGAATAGGGGAGATGTGGTTGAGGCTGGTGCAGGGGGTGAGGAAAGTATGTTTGGATCAAAGAGAAGAAGTTAGAAACCATGCTATATTAATGTTGCAGATGAGTTTGATTGGAGCAGATGGGATTCGTCTCTCTGGGGAGGTATGGTGGATGTGTTTTGATCTGGTGATATTTAAATTGCTTGACGATTTATTAGAAATTGCGGAAGAACATTCTCCAAAGGATTACAGGGACATGGAAACGTCACTGTCACTGTCGGTGAAGCTAATGTCGAAAGTGCTGCTGCGGTTCTTGGAGGATTTGTGGCAGTTGAAGTCTTTTGCGAATCTGTGGACAGGGGTTCTTAACCgaatggagaaattgatgaaGATGAAATTGAGAGGAAAGAAGAAGGGGGAGAATTTGCAGGAATTGGTTCGGGAGGTTCTGAAGAACATTCTCGTGGAAATGAAGTCTAGTGGAATACTTGCATCACCCATGGCTGCAGACACTAAAGGTGGGGACGAGAGTTTGTGGCAGTTGACTTGGTTGCATATGAAGAAGATAGATCCAGTATTGCAAGAGCAAGTGTTTTCTGGTAATGAATTGGAGCAGTTGAAACACATGAAAACGGGTTCCAGTCTAGTAACAAAGGATCATCTTTTGGTTGCATCAGGTGAGACTACTACAGCTTGA